The Fusarium falciforme chromosome 4, complete sequence genomic interval GCAGTTGTTTTGAACGGTTCCAAGGCTTCGTAGGAGATCACCCACGGCGATATCGATGTGCCAAAGTTCTTTCCATTCACAGGACCCAATGGAATCATCTCGAATGCTTGAATATCTCGAGCTAGCACGGCTGTTAGAGGGTGTCCTAGGAGATACCGCTGTGGATCAAACTCACCGCTCCAATCATTCATCAGCACGAAGCCGAAAATATGATCATCAGCATCTGTGGCGTTGAGTCTTGCTCCCATGGGTAGTGGCTTTCCGACAATCGCTGCCACCTCAACCTCATAGTCCAACTCCTTGGATGGACCAAACACCACCGGCCGATCTTTCGCTGAAGCGTGTCGTTCCGAGTTGTCCCAGAAATGCCCGACGGGTCGCTCAATAGGCGTCCCCGAGACCACCACAGAGCTCGCACGTCCTTGATAGCACATTGGAAACTTGTAGAAAGATGGAGGCGCGGACTTCTGGCCAACCATAATTTGACCAGCATTCTGGACGTGGTTCAAACTGCAAGAGAAGTCTAGCGTCTCAAATATGAGTAAAATCTTGGGAGCATATCAAATCATAGTCCAAAACATACCGGTGAAGTCGCCTATGCTGATAGGCAAGTGCATTGTTACGTCCTGTGTATGTTCTGCATGGTTCCGCCAAGAAGCTTCGGTATTTTGGTCCGTGAGTGCGCTTTGGATGGCATGCCTGACGCTCTGGTGGACAGATCGTGGCAGCGCGGCGAACGTATTCAGGGTCGGCTCTGCGAAAATTCCCTTGGGTAGTTCAGGTATTTCCGCAAACACCCCCTGCAGAGCAGGGCTGTCAAGGAAGATTACCTGATTGGCCAGGCGTGTAACGCACTGGGGCTCAGGGCGCTTTTTCGACGAAGCTATTCCAAACGGAATATTTGCCAGCGAAAAGTGGCTCTCGCAGTCACTGGAGGTCATTTGAGCGACTTTTTTCGTCTCTGCACAAGCGATGCGCATATGTTTTTGTGTctatacttttttttctacCTGTATTTGTATTACTCCGTACTCCATGTCGAGAAATACTTTGCCGCTGTGTTCGGTCCTCCACTTTTGCACAATTACATTTAGATGCCACCACTTGCCGACAGAGGTCTATTCCATCTTCCCCACATCCCGATAGAAGACGGCTCGCAAGTTGTCGCGCAGTACAAATAAGTGCTACAACGAAGCCATCGAAATTGACGCTCATCTGATCCTTATTCAGTCGAAGAACTCACTAACCTTCGCTTCCTACGCCTCACGACCTTCATAGCTCCTTTCGCGTACCTTCTAGAGGTACTGCATCCTTTCAGAACAATGGCCAGCGATCTACCCCAAGTTCAGCGGTACATCACCACCCACGACGCTTCCGGCAACTCCATAATCGACCAGTCGATACCTACTGCTGCGCCGTGGTATAGCCTACCTGacaactcggccatcttcGCACAATGCTACGCAACTCGCGGCTTTCCTGTCAACCTGTCTGGCGACAAAGACCTCCAGCAGTACCGGGAGTTACTGGATGACGCCCCAGGCTTGGTTGTTTCGAATGGAACTGTACTGCGTTACGTCGACATCGGGCCAAACGTGACATCGCCGATACATCGCACTGTCAGTGTGGATTTTGGTCTGGTGTTGGAAGGGGAGGTGGAACTAATCCTTGACTCTGGGGAGACGAGAATACTGAAGCGGGGAGACATGTGTGTTCAGCGTGCTACTATGCATGCCTGGAGGAATACGAGCAACACAAGTTCAGCAAGGCTGCTCTTTGTACTTCAGCCTGCCCGACCTTTCAAGATTGGAGGGGAGGATGCCAAGGAAGATTATGGTGGAATGGCAGGAGTGAAAGCTTCAAGCTAGTCGCTAGGTTAGGGAAATCATCAACAGCAAAAAACCCATTTCCTGTCAACATTGAAGACTGAAGCTCTTGCAAGATATGCGCTTTTCCTTCCTACATAGAAAAGGGTTTCCAATACGCTAAGCCTCAGGTATCAATTGTTGCCGAGTTGACAGGAAGCGTCAGTGAACTGGACGAATGGAGAGGCGACCCGGACGGGTATTGGTCAGACGGGAGGTGACTCCACTCCTACTGCATTAGATCCAACATTTGAAACCCATCCGGAATTCTCGGGGAAAGCCCCCGTTAAAAGGCGAATGTACCTTCACTCTGTGAATCTGAGGTGCTGTGGAGTTTTGCGGGTTCGGTGATTCCGGGGCCATTCGGGGAAGAAATGCGGAGACCCCACATTCTTGCACCTTGTCTCCACCTACCGTAAGCCAATATTAATTATCACATCCCTTACGATGAATTGTTGCCGCAGAGGAGACAGTCCAGCTAACTGCTTATGTTTTAAACCCGATCAGCCCTACCCCGTTCTACCAAGCATCTCAAATCCCTGCTCCCTGCGTGCCAAGATGGCGGCAATGATAACCGCCAGGAAGCTTGTCGTTTTCGGCGGAGGTCCTGCCGGAATGGCCACGGCACTTTCCTTCATCAAAGCCGGGTTCAAAGTCAAGGTCTACGAAAGGTATCCTTCCGCCAAACCCGCGGGAACCCTCCTCAACTTGTGGCCACCTCCCATCCACGCTCTGAAAAGCATGGGCGTCGACATCAAGGGCCTAGGTGCTCCTTGCCATACCAGTTTCCGCAACTCAATGGGCCATGTGCGAGCCGATCTCCGATTGCCCCGAAGAGATCATCGATGAATATGGCGGGCGCTTCATTGGGCTTCTCCGCCCCTGTCATTCGAGGAGGGGGTTCGTGTCTTAGACAAGGGCCCAACGCTATTGGTTTGGCACCGTCGACGGCCGCAGATTCTGGACTTGTGAAGGCGATGTGCTTGACTCATTCCTTGATTTCTTGTTCTACTGCCTGCCCTTTGTCAGGTGCAGTTGACGAGGTTGATGTGGTGGAATGTGAATAGTGTATCTCTGGTAACTGCATGCATCTGCTTTCTTTGTAATTCGCGCACATCTAGTCATGTAACACAGCAGTGAGACAGTCAACGTGATAATGACGCTTAGAAGCATGAGAGATGTTGAATGCTTATGCAATCACCGGAGTCGAAGGAGGGTGCAATGATAATGATGGAAGGGCCACGGCAGTAGTAGATAATGATGAAATATCATGGTGGAAGATTGCTAGATGAATGTTTACGGATGATACGGcctgttgaggagctgggATGTCATTCATATTGGCTGTGTTGAGGGACCACAGGGAAGTCATGATTACGAGAAAACACGTACAGCCGTTAATAACGACAGGATCGAGTTAAAGGAGAAATTCCTTTGGTTTGACCAATATTGTTACTTTTAATACTTGGATGAAAAACAAGATTGGCTATGAAAGAAGATCGCCAAGTGCAACACTCCTCAAGACCTAGGGTAGGTGAGGTTGAGCAACACATACGGGACAGGGCAGCCTTGGCAAAGGGGATCAAGTTTAGTGCTACTACGTAATATACACTGTCAATGATAGTACGTATTGTAAAAATTATTGTGAAAATGGTTAGTTATTATGTCTATGTTTTGCAAAATGTTTTTGGTCTATGCTAATCTTGAGGCACAAATAGACCAGCTAACTCGGTAGACATTCTTAGGCCTCCGATGCTGAAAACAAGGATAGTTATCCTCGCTCATAGTATTTTAACTCGACTGATTGCAAAACTAGACCTGTCTATATTGTTTCTGTTTCTGAATAGGCTAGTAGTTATCCTGAGGTGGTGCCTAGAATCCGAACGTCTGGCCATTGAGCAAGATCtcgatatgatgctatgatttGTTGACAATGTATTCTTTATTACAGTTGAAGCCAgacccttgatgggataactaaGCCAGAAGGCCGAACAAGATCTTGATGCATGAAAAACTCGTCTCTTTGGATCAAATCCTGATACCTAGTTTAACTCTGGTTCTATTTTTCTCATCGTCGAAACTGGTGATCAGAATTTGTCGTGCCTGAACCTTGGTGAGATTTCGCCCGAGCTCGGCCAAGGCGCAATTCTCA includes:
- a CDS encoding Fumarylacetoacetase; this encodes MHLPISIGDFTDFSCSLNHVQNAGQIMVGQKSAPPSFYKFPMCYQGRASSVVVSGTPIERPVGHFWDNSERHASAKDRPVVFGPSKELDYEVEVAAIVGKPLPMGARLNATDADDHIFGFVLMNDWSARDIQAFEMIPLGPVNGKNFGTSISPWVISYEALEPFKTTAPITHSEVSIHMIDPTASTYSIMLKVEIISNSKSTTTGLSNLSSLF
- a CDS encoding FAD-binding-3 domain-containing protein; this translates as MASDLPQVQRYITTHDASGNSIIDQSIPTAAPWYSLPDNSAIFAQCYATRGFPVNLSGDKDLQQYRELLDDAPGLVVSNGTVLRYVDIGPNVTSPIHRTPYPVLPSISNPCSLRAKMAAMITARKLVVFGGGPAGMATALSFIKAGFKVKVYERYPSAKPAGTLLNLWPPPIHALKSMGVDIKGLGAPCHTSFRNSMGHVRADLRLPRRDHR